A stretch of DNA from Malus sylvestris chromosome 9, drMalSylv7.2, whole genome shotgun sequence:
ACAATTTTTAATTAACGTACGACAGTCACAGTGGAGATTGCATCGTGAGAATgtctcagagagagagaaagaagaggacctgaggagagagggagaagtTGGAGAGAAGAGATTATTGTTTCTGATGTTATTACAACGCGATATAGGTGGAGTGATTTATTATTGGTTAAAGTTACTGATCACGATCAGAACATTATCACTCAAATACTAATTTGAGTATATCAGTTCagttagggttttaatttttttcttcatatatatgtAGTTCCATATCAAACCAACCAATTTACAGTCCTTTGACTGCACTCCATCTCACAAGTTTAACtgtctttttctctctttttaacTATAATTTTTGGGGGATTtgatcccaaaaaaaaaaaaaaaaaaaaaaaaaaaaaccaacaacaacaaacaacTATAAGCTTTGGGGGTATATCATGTACACTGGCaaaatttttcttcatttaacTCCAATTAAATTTTTATGATGTGAACGTACTTAATTAACCATGAAAAGAAATTGAATATAATTTAGTGTATATAATATCTACTTACCCTTTGATTAATTCTGAAATTGGCCAAAGGAATCAAAATGCATCAAGAGAAATGCATGGTAGAACTTGATTCATCATCATTTGGTCCGGATCCCTTGCTTGGACTtggcttcttctttttcttcttaaaagGAATCCCTCTTGCCATAGCTTGGCACTCCCTGACCTCCCTCAGGTAAACCCTGATTGCACCGCTAGCGAAAGGGTTGTTCTCCGGGGATCCTCCATTTTCTTCGTAGGCAGCCCTCAGCCTCCCTATGAGAGCATCCAGGCTGCCCCAGGCTTGCCTAAGTGGACATGTGCAAGGAGCAGGAGGCTCAGGCTGCCCATAAAACATGCAACCCTGGAGATGAACTTTGGTCTTCCCAAACTGGTCCAGATACCTAAGAAACTCCAGTACATGGTTGTAATTGCTCTGAGACAGCGCCACTGGAGGCCTCTGGTTCTTCAAGTACTGACCAAAAGTGTTCCAGTCCCTTCTCTTCTGGGATTCATAGCGGCTTGGTGTGGCCGGCTGCTGCTGATCATCATTCAGAGAACCTCCAGCAGACGATCCTTCGGCGAAAtctttgcctctttctctaGACATAGAGCGGTGATGACtgatcacttaatgaatattccagatgaacttattttttgttttgctaaATAAAGGAACAAATAATGAAGGGCAGGAGGTGAAAGGAATAGGCAGTGAAAAATCAAAGATGGGAGGAAGACGGAAATCACATTATGGGCCCAGTGATGAGAAGACCTCCCATGGGGTCGGGGCCATATGATGCTTCCTGttcatctttttcttcatcttttcatttATATTCTTCTTTTCTAATAgtgctattaccactaactaTACGTTTTGGTCTGTCAATAAGTTACAAAATTTGCTGTCTCTTGAAACtccaattgtttttttttttctatagaGACAACAACGCATGTTATTATTTTACGTATTATAACACAAGAATAGTTATTAGCACTATGaaaatttcattttgcataCTTCACAAGTGTATCTTTATTTCtaaatacaaaaaatttggagtggaaaataagaattttggaatgccaataaaaatttaggaaaactaatgaaaaaagcttgaaaactttgagttttaatgataaggacaaaataaagggtaaagtgaatagtaccaggattgactttttagtgtaaaaatgtggtttttcgttaaagtgaacagtatcgggtgcttttcgttaaagttccctaaaaaattTCTATAATAACAGGTAATTGATAAAGTTAATTTGTTACATTTATaagaatatattaataataaacaaCTATACGTATTCTAATTTGAGTAACATAATAACAAATACGTACATAGTTAATATGTCCCCATTCTCGAAACTGGTCATAATTCGCTAGATATGTATATATTCGCTGGACATACAATGGAAGTGCTcataatccaaaaaaaaaatcattgctAGAGAGAATCTTTTTGCTATCTTACTGTTTGCATTTGGCTTATTCAGAGGAAGAGTATTTGAAAGAGATCTGCTACAAAGAGAAAATACTGTTGTTGGTTTGGATGTTTTGCCAACTAAAATTTAATCTTCTTAAAAAGATTTAGtttgaataaataaacaaaataggTACAATGTAGACAGTGAACATATAAACAACGAATATGGCTCACTATGGAAAGTACTTGTTATAGgaaaaattatgatttcattGATAATGAAATAAAGTTACATTtgtgtatatatacaagttataaACATACTTGTACTAATAGCTCAACCTAACAAACCAAAACTAACATAACAAACTAATAACCTCCTAAGTTTTATCTTTAGCAGATGCTATTACAATATTGCCTTTAATATGCCCCCTCAAACTGAGCTAAGGTAATAGCATGAATAGTTTGTCATGAAGAAGCAAAAACCTAGGTTGTGACACTATTTTGGGACAAATATCAGCAACCTAGTCTTATGTGCAGACAAATTGTAGAGAAACTTCCTTTCCAAAAAAACATTCCCGATGTAGTGGTAATCTATTTCAACATGCTT
This window harbors:
- the LOC126634231 gene encoding protein LIGHT-DEPENDENT SHORT HYPOCOTYLS 10-like, encoding MSRERGKDFAEGSSAGGSLNDDQQQPATPSRYESQKRRDWNTFGQYLKNQRPPVALSQSNYNHVLEFLRYLDQFGKTKVHLQGCMFYGQPEPPAPCTCPLRQAWGSLDALIGRLRAAYEENGGSPENNPFASGAIRVYLREVRECQAMARGIPFKKKKKKPSPSKGSGPNDDESSSTMHFS